In Chitinophaga sp. HK235, a single window of DNA contains:
- the lysS gene encoding lysine--tRNA ligase, with the protein MTQLSEQEIIRREKLQELHKLGIDPYPAAEYPVNDTSVNIKTNFSEATKEQFQDVCLAGRIMSVRDMGKAAFVELQDKAGRIQLYVRRDDICPGEDKSAYDTVFKKLMDIGDIIGVKGYAFITKTGATSIHAREVTMLSKALRPFPIVKAVEGHVFDEVTDPEFKYRQRYVDLVINPEVKDVFVKRTKILQTIRDFYNNMGYLEVETPILQPIPGGATARPFVTHHNALDIPLYLRIANELYLKRLIVGGFEGVYEFAKDFRNEGMDRTHNPEFTVMEMYAAYKDYEWMMNTTETLLEKVALALHGTTQVQVGDKTIDFKAPFRRVPMYEAIQEHTGFDISGMDEAQLRDVCKQLGIHVDAKFGKAKLIDEIFGEKCEGHYVQPTFITDYPVEMSPLTKKHRSKPGLVERFELIVNGKEIANAYSELNDPIDQRERFEDQVKLMERGDDEAMYIDYDFLRALEYGMPPTSGIGIGIDRLTMLMTNQPSIQDVLFFPQMRPEH; encoded by the coding sequence ATGACACAATTATCTGAGCAAGAGATTATACGCCGGGAGAAATTACAGGAGCTGCATAAACTGGGCATCGACCCCTACCCTGCGGCAGAGTACCCGGTCAATGATACTTCCGTTAACATAAAAACCAACTTTTCGGAAGCCACCAAGGAGCAATTCCAGGATGTATGCCTGGCAGGCCGTATTATGAGTGTCCGCGACATGGGCAAGGCTGCTTTTGTGGAACTGCAGGACAAGGCTGGCCGTATCCAGCTGTATGTACGCCGCGACGATATCTGCCCCGGTGAGGATAAGTCTGCCTACGACACCGTCTTCAAAAAACTGATGGACATCGGTGATATCATCGGCGTAAAAGGATATGCGTTCATTACCAAAACCGGCGCTACCTCCATCCACGCCAGGGAAGTGACCATGCTGTCCAAGGCCCTGCGCCCGTTCCCAATCGTGAAAGCCGTTGAAGGACATGTATTTGACGAAGTAACCGATCCTGAATTCAAATACCGCCAGCGGTATGTTGACCTGGTGATCAACCCGGAAGTGAAAGATGTGTTTGTAAAACGTACCAAAATACTCCAGACCATCCGCGACTTTTATAATAATATGGGCTACCTGGAAGTGGAAACACCCATCCTCCAGCCTATTCCTGGTGGTGCTACCGCCCGTCCGTTCGTTACACACCATAATGCACTGGATATTCCGTTATACCTCCGTATTGCCAACGAGCTTTACCTGAAACGTCTGATCGTAGGTGGTTTTGAAGGGGTATACGAATTTGCGAAAGACTTCCGCAACGAAGGCATGGACCGTACTCACAACCCGGAATTTACCGTGATGGAGATGTACGCCGCCTACAAGGACTATGAGTGGATGATGAATACCACCGAAACCCTGCTCGAAAAAGTAGCCCTGGCCCTCCATGGTACTACTCAGGTACAGGTAGGTGATAAAACCATCGACTTCAAAGCTCCTTTCCGTCGTGTACCCATGTACGAAGCCATCCAGGAACATACCGGCTTCGATATCTCCGGTATGGACGAGGCACAGCTCCGCGATGTGTGCAAACAGTTGGGCATTCACGTAGATGCCAAATTTGGTAAAGCCAAACTGATCGACGAAATCTTCGGCGAAAAATGCGAAGGCCACTATGTTCAGCCTACCTTCATCACCGATTATCCGGTGGAAATGAGTCCGCTGACCAAAAAACACCGCAGCAAACCCGGACTGGTAGAACGTTTTGAACTGATCGTCAACGGTAAGGAAATCGCTAACGCCTACAGTGAGCTGAACGATCCTATCGACCAGCGCGAACGTTTCGAAGATCAGGTAAAACTGATGGAACGCGGCGACGATGAAGCCATGTACATTGATTACGACTTCCTCCGTGCCCTGGAATACGGTATGCCTCCTACTTCCGGTATCGGTATCGGTATAGACCGTCTCACCATGCTGATGACCAACCAGCCCTCTATTCAGGATGTGTTGTTCTTCCCGCAGATGAGACCAGAACATTAA
- a CDS encoding universal stress protein, whose translation MKTILVPTDFSDTAYNAAAYALALAGQLGADRIVLYHAYELIVPIPDVPTSIPMVNPDDLRIAAVEGLEKMQKELTPAAGAGISIVTRADNTLLAATINDVVKQEEAALIVMGITGGSKMEEIFVGSNTIDVVKHTTCPVLIIPGQAKFKGIQKVVFACDLCKVADTTPIAPLKKLLTVFKAELHVINIDHENKHFTTDTPFETLMLDTLLEGYQPQYHFIDNPNIIQGIVTFSESIQADLVITIPKKHGLFDSIFKRSNTAKLAYRTHIPLLAIHE comes from the coding sequence ATGAAAACTATACTCGTACCTACTGATTTTTCTGATACCGCCTATAATGCTGCTGCCTATGCGCTGGCGCTGGCCGGACAGCTGGGAGCAGACCGTATTGTGCTGTATCATGCATATGAACTGATTGTACCCATTCCGGATGTGCCTACCTCCATTCCAATGGTCAACCCTGACGACCTGAGGATCGCCGCCGTGGAAGGATTGGAAAAGATGCAGAAAGAATTAACCCCCGCGGCCGGAGCTGGTATCAGCATTGTGACACGGGCTGATAATACCCTGCTGGCCGCTACTATCAACGATGTGGTAAAACAGGAAGAAGCAGCGCTTATTGTGATGGGCATTACCGGAGGCAGCAAGATGGAGGAAATCTTTGTAGGCTCCAATACCATCGATGTGGTAAAACATACCACCTGTCCGGTGTTGATCATTCCCGGTCAGGCAAAATTCAAGGGAATACAAAAAGTGGTTTTTGCCTGCGACCTCTGTAAAGTAGCGGACACAACGCCTATAGCGCCATTGAAGAAACTGTTGACCGTGTTTAAGGCTGAACTGCATGTGATCAATATCGACCATGAAAACAAGCACTTTACCACCGATACACCCTTTGAAACATTGATGCTGGATACTTTGCTGGAAGGCTATCAGCCACAGTATCACTTCATTGATAATCCGAATATTATACAGGGGATTGTGACGTTTTCAGAAAGTATTCAAGCCGACCTGGTGATCACCATTCCTAAAAAACATGGGTTGTTTGACAGTATCTTCAAACGGAGCAATACCGCCAAACTAGCGTACCGGACACATATTCCGCTTTTAGCGATACACGAATAA
- a CDS encoding DUF4197 domain-containing protein — MLKKTLLVLLGVCSLQASQAQLLNKLKKLSKSNTSTTTTTNTSTTGASVTESEAGSAIKEALLKGVTNGIANLNKTDGFFGNELYKLLLPPDAVKIGNTLRAIGLGPQVDQAILQINRSAEKAVGFAAPIFVNAVKQMTLTDALNLIKGGNNSATEYFKGKTTDQLKSAFSPVIKKSLDSTSATRFYGDIVNSYNKLPTTFNKVNPDLQDYVTTMAVNALFDQIGKEEAAIRANPAARTTDLLKKVFGNVLK, encoded by the coding sequence ATGCTGAAAAAAACACTGTTAGTATTGCTGGGCGTTTGTAGCCTGCAAGCCAGCCAGGCACAATTACTGAACAAACTTAAAAAACTCAGTAAGTCCAACACTTCCACCACCACAACCACCAACACCAGCACTACCGGCGCCAGCGTAACAGAATCCGAAGCCGGTTCCGCTATCAAGGAAGCTCTCCTGAAAGGCGTGACCAACGGTATCGCTAATCTGAATAAAACAGATGGTTTCTTCGGCAACGAACTGTATAAACTGCTCCTGCCTCCCGACGCTGTTAAAATTGGTAATACTTTGAGAGCCATCGGCCTTGGCCCACAGGTAGACCAGGCTATCCTCCAGATCAACCGCTCTGCGGAAAAGGCCGTAGGATTTGCCGCTCCGATCTTTGTAAATGCAGTGAAACAAATGACTCTCACGGATGCACTTAACCTGATCAAAGGAGGTAATAATTCTGCTACTGAATATTTCAAAGGCAAAACCACCGATCAGCTGAAATCCGCTTTCTCTCCGGTGATAAAAAAATCACTGGATAGCACCAGTGCTACCCGCTTCTATGGTGATATCGTTAATTCATACAATAAACTGCCGACTACTTTCAATAAAGTAAATCCTGACTTACAGGACTACGTGACCACGATGGCCGTGAATGCCCTGTTTGACCAGATCGGTAAGGAAGAAGCTGCCATCCGCGCTAACCCTGCCGCAAGAACAACAGACCTTCTGAAGAAAGTGTTCGGAAACGTTTTGAAATAA
- a CDS encoding flavin reductase family protein — MKVIPAEIKTTELQAYLQGAVAPRPICFASTVDADGHPNLSPFSFFNVFGTNPPTLIFSPSRRVRDNTTKHTLENIYITREVVINVVTYDMVQQASLASCEYPEGVDEFVKAGFTPEPSERVKPLRVKESPVQMECVVKQIIETGTQGGAGNLIICEPVLIHINERVLDAKGKIDPHKIDLVARMGGDYYCRASGSAVFEVPKPNTQLGIGVDALPLGIRNSRILSGNDLGKLGNVHEMPFVDAAFEDDHLKNIIQYYSITPEEMERELHQYAKKLLEADKVKEAWQVLLSA, encoded by the coding sequence ATGAAGGTTATTCCTGCCGAAATAAAGACAACAGAGCTACAGGCTTATTTACAGGGAGCTGTGGCACCACGGCCCATCTGCTTTGCGAGTACCGTCGATGCGGACGGACATCCCAATCTTTCGCCCTTCAGCTTTTTTAACGTCTTCGGAACCAATCCGCCTACGCTGATATTTTCACCATCACGAAGGGTAAGAGACAACACGACCAAACATACACTGGAGAATATTTACATCACCCGGGAAGTAGTGATCAACGTAGTCACCTACGACATGGTACAACAAGCCTCCCTGGCCAGTTGCGAATATCCCGAAGGAGTAGATGAATTTGTGAAAGCCGGTTTCACACCTGAGCCTTCAGAAAGGGTAAAACCACTCCGTGTAAAGGAAAGCCCTGTACAAATGGAATGTGTGGTAAAACAGATCATTGAAACCGGTACCCAGGGCGGCGCCGGCAACCTCATTATCTGTGAGCCCGTACTGATTCATATTAATGAGCGTGTCCTCGACGCCAAAGGCAAAATAGATCCGCATAAAATAGATCTGGTAGCCCGCATGGGCGGCGACTATTACTGCCGCGCCTCCGGCAGTGCTGTATTCGAAGTACCCAAACCCAACACACAACTTGGAATAGGCGTAGATGCGTTACCGTTAGGTATACGAAACAGCCGTATTCTGAGTGGTAACGACCTTGGCAAACTGGGCAATGTGCATGAAATGCCTTTTGTAGATGCTGCCTTCGAAGATGATCATCTCAAAAACATCATCCAGTATTATAGCATTACGCCAGAGGAGATGGAACGGGAACTGCACCAATATGCTAAAAAGCTGCTGGAAGCAGACAAAGTTAAGGAAGCCTGGCAGGTGTTGCTGAGTGCGTAA
- a CDS encoding fumarylacetoacetate hydrolase family protein, whose product MKLVSYLREESDQLAILVEGQLYNTQELHPDLPNNMGMFLMMWEDVIDIARKADADLKAGKHPGSAKGVPVASVQLLSPVPFPTSCRDGYAFRQHVAAARRNRKVEMIPEFDQYPIFYFTNHNAIQGPGDIHCMPDHFDKLDFELEAAIVICKAGRNITAAEADDYIGGFMIMNDMSARTLQMEEMKLNLGPAKGKDFSTVVGPMLVTPDELESFLIPAKPGHTGNNYNLKMTCKVNGIQVSEGNMGDMDWTFAEIVERCAYGVNILPGDVIGSGTVGTGCFLELNGTGKLNDPNYTEQWLQPGDVVEMEIDGLGTLTNTIVQEDTDFSILALKKNV is encoded by the coding sequence ATGAAACTCGTTAGTTATTTAAGGGAAGAATCCGACCAGCTGGCCATACTCGTAGAAGGGCAGTTGTACAACACTCAGGAACTGCATCCTGACCTGCCCAATAATATGGGTATGTTTCTGATGATGTGGGAAGATGTGATCGATATAGCCAGAAAGGCAGATGCCGACCTGAAAGCCGGCAAACACCCCGGTAGCGCCAAAGGCGTACCCGTAGCAAGCGTACAGCTGCTGTCGCCGGTACCCTTTCCAACTTCCTGCCGCGATGGCTACGCCTTCCGTCAGCATGTGGCTGCCGCCAGAAGAAACCGTAAAGTAGAAATGATACCCGAATTCGACCAGTATCCTATTTTCTATTTTACCAACCACAACGCCATACAAGGCCCTGGTGATATCCACTGCATGCCCGACCACTTCGATAAACTCGATTTCGAACTCGAAGCAGCCATCGTAATCTGTAAGGCAGGCCGCAATATTACCGCAGCAGAAGCCGATGATTATATCGGTGGTTTTATGATCATGAACGATATGAGCGCCCGCACCCTGCAGATGGAAGAAATGAAACTCAACCTTGGCCCCGCCAAAGGAAAAGACTTCAGCACCGTAGTAGGCCCGATGCTGGTTACACCTGATGAACTGGAATCCTTCCTGATCCCAGCCAAACCAGGCCATACCGGCAACAACTACAACCTGAAAATGACCTGCAAAGTAAACGGCATCCAGGTGAGTGAAGGTAATATGGGCGATATGGACTGGACCTTCGCAGAGATCGTGGAACGCTGCGCCTACGGCGTCAATATCCTGCCCGGTGATGTCATCGGTAGCGGTACCGTTGGCACCGGCTGTTTCCTCGAGCTCAACGGCACCGGTAAACTCAACGATCCCAACTACACCGAACAGTGGCTGCAACCCGGCGATGTAGTGGAAATGGAGATCGATGGACTGGGCACCCTTACCAATACGATCGTACAGGAAGATACCGACTTCTCTATACTGGCACTCAAGAAAAACGTATAG
- a CDS encoding serine hydrolase produces the protein MRNCLLMLLCCCSLFVVQAQPRTDTLLKNMFDREATPSLRHILQHPDSFRYQLIYTQIDRDADNKPHFKNYYLEVDANQYFNPASTVKLPIAVLALEKLRELKVRGLDGNTPMLTDSSWSGQVTVHTDSSAANGLPSIHHYIKKIFLVSDNDAYNRLYEFIGQQSIHERLWKKGYSRARIVRRFMPLSEEENRHTNAIRFVNNGKTLYEQAPAVSKLQYDFSKTLKIGHGYMDKNDNVVPEPMDFTRHNNLPLEDLQRMLQTVIFPQSVPASQRFRLAPQDYRFLYRYMSQYPSETDYPAYDTSEYFDSYTKFFLFKGAGHNIPSNIRVFNKTGWSYGFLTDAAYIIDFEHNVEFMLTGTIYVNRDGILNDNKYEYEEDGYPFFRDAGKIIYDYELQRKRVYQPDLQDFRIDYKQR, from the coding sequence ATGCGAAATTGTTTGCTGATGCTGCTTTGTTGCTGCAGTCTGTTTGTTGTGCAGGCGCAGCCCCGTACCGATACCTTACTGAAGAATATGTTTGATCGCGAAGCTACGCCTTCCCTGCGGCATATCCTGCAGCATCCCGACTCCTTCCGGTACCAGTTGATCTATACACAGATTGACCGGGATGCAGACAACAAGCCTCATTTTAAGAACTACTATCTGGAGGTAGATGCCAACCAGTATTTTAATCCGGCCAGCACCGTGAAGCTACCTATTGCAGTGCTGGCGCTGGAAAAGCTGCGGGAGCTGAAAGTGCGTGGACTCGACGGTAATACGCCTATGCTGACAGACAGCAGCTGGAGTGGGCAGGTGACAGTACATACAGACAGTTCCGCTGCCAATGGTCTTCCTTCCATTCATCACTATATCAAAAAAATTTTCCTGGTGAGTGACAACGATGCGTACAATCGTCTCTACGAGTTCATCGGTCAGCAGTCTATCCATGAAAGGCTGTGGAAAAAAGGATATAGCCGTGCCCGTATAGTGCGCCGCTTTATGCCGCTGTCTGAAGAGGAAAACAGACATACCAATGCCATCCGTTTTGTGAATAACGGTAAAACCCTATACGAACAAGCGCCGGCTGTCAGCAAACTGCAGTATGATTTCAGTAAAACACTGAAAATCGGCCATGGGTATATGGATAAGAACGATAACGTAGTGCCGGAGCCAATGGATTTTACCCGGCATAACAATCTGCCGCTTGAAGATCTTCAGCGGATGTTACAGACTGTTATATTTCCGCAGTCAGTACCTGCTTCACAGCGTTTCAGGCTGGCGCCGCAGGATTACCGGTTCCTGTACCGTTATATGTCTCAATATCCTTCTGAAACGGATTACCCTGCTTATGATACATCGGAATACTTTGACAGCTATACGAAGTTTTTTCTTTTTAAGGGAGCGGGGCATAACATTCCGTCGAACATACGTGTATTTAATAAGACAGGATGGTCATACGGTTTCCTGACGGACGCCGCTTATATCATTGATTTTGAGCATAATGTAGAGTTCATGTTAACCGGTACAATCTATGTAAACCGCGATGGCATTTTGAATGATAATAAATACGAATATGAAGAGGATGGCTATCCATTCTTCCGTGATGCAGGAAAAATCATTTATGATTATGAGTTGCAGCGAAAGCGTGTATACCAGCCGGATTTGCAGGATTTTCGGATCGATTACAAACAACGGTAG
- a CDS encoding sterol desaturase family protein — protein MKFEKIKNKGQARLFESQYLEMLTKTHPLVIWGMYLPIIGYMLYYSHDTLGFKVGTVALIFFGAMLFWSFFEYIMHRFMFHFASDSPRVQRFIYVMHGNHHEYPRDKQRLFMPPVPSLILASAIFGSQYIFLRQYTFMFFPGFLLGYLIYGSMHYAIHAWNPPFKFMKPLWRNHHLHHYKSEEKGFGVSSAFWDRVFGTFFDLEKEKEDKEKVKELMF, from the coding sequence ATGAAATTTGAAAAGATTAAGAACAAAGGACAGGCAAGATTATTTGAAAGCCAGTACCTGGAGATGCTGACGAAAACGCATCCTCTGGTTATCTGGGGAATGTATTTGCCCATCATCGGCTATATGCTTTATTATAGCCACGACACACTTGGTTTTAAAGTGGGAACGGTTGCCCTGATATTCTTCGGAGCCATGTTATTCTGGTCATTTTTTGAGTATATCATGCACCGGTTTATGTTCCATTTTGCCAGCGATAGCCCCAGGGTGCAGCGCTTTATCTATGTGATGCATGGTAACCACCATGAGTACCCGCGAGACAAACAACGTTTATTCATGCCTCCGGTGCCGAGTCTGATCCTCGCTTCCGCGATTTTCGGCTCGCAGTATATTTTTCTGCGGCAGTATACATTTATGTTTTTCCCGGGCTTTTTGCTGGGCTACCTGATCTATGGCAGTATGCACTACGCCATCCATGCCTGGAACCCACCGTTTAAGTTTATGAAACCACTGTGGCGCAATCACCATCTGCACCACTATAAGAGCGAGGAAAAAGGGTTTGGTGTAAGCTCTGCTTTCTGGGACAGGGTATTCGGTACTTTCTTCGATCTCGAAAAAGAAAAGGAAGACAAGGAAAAAGTGAAGGAACTGATGTTCTGA
- a CDS encoding DUF6263 family protein → MKRLLGAITAMLTLSFSANAQDYMSINYNFNKGELFELEQKSRSETYMTVNEVVQRTTRDYNNIISIEVTDVQPGRALLTFRYKELKFNFNAKNQNIFVDAKVSKPDEPFQEGLKKLLNQPFTVELQSTGIITKVDGLDNLLDNAAAAFSSLKKDEQEAYKKLMKDQFGTDAFRSWLEQLLIMYPVHGIKTGTQWEESVPLRGGLVGRVDLYWNLQTWDSQTAKIGGTAKIQTDKVQTLTLEDDIKATAEISGSTSSNYLIARSSGLPSICVQTTEMNGNYTYKVNKAKRIKHDLKVPVKVVTNASYKIKQMK, encoded by the coding sequence ATGAAAAGATTATTGGGCGCCATTACAGCTATGCTGACACTGTCCTTCTCCGCCAACGCGCAGGATTACATGTCAATAAACTACAACTTCAACAAAGGGGAATTATTTGAACTGGAGCAGAAAAGCCGCAGTGAAACTTACATGACCGTAAACGAAGTAGTACAACGCACCACCCGCGACTACAACAACATCATCAGCATCGAGGTAACAGACGTACAACCTGGCAGAGCCCTGCTGACCTTCCGTTACAAAGAGCTGAAATTCAATTTCAACGCCAAAAACCAGAACATCTTTGTGGATGCAAAGGTCAGCAAACCGGACGAACCCTTTCAGGAAGGCCTGAAAAAACTGCTGAACCAGCCTTTCACCGTGGAATTACAGAGCACCGGCATTATCACCAAAGTAGATGGCCTGGACAACCTGCTCGACAACGCTGCTGCTGCTTTCAGCAGCCTCAAAAAAGATGAACAGGAAGCCTATAAAAAACTGATGAAAGACCAGTTTGGTACCGATGCCTTCCGCAGCTGGCTCGAACAACTGCTGATCATGTATCCGGTACATGGCATCAAAACCGGTACCCAATGGGAGGAAAGTGTACCCCTCCGCGGAGGCCTGGTAGGCCGTGTAGACCTCTACTGGAATCTCCAGACCTGGGATTCCCAAACCGCTAAAATCGGTGGTACTGCCAAAATACAAACAGACAAGGTTCAAACCCTCACCCTCGAGGATGATATAAAAGCCACTGCCGAAATCAGCGGTTCTACCTCTTCCAACTACCTGATAGCCCGCAGCAGCGGCCTGCCCAGCATCTGTGTGCAAACCACCGAAATGAACGGTAACTACACCTATAAGGTCAATAAAGCCAAACGCATCAAACACGATCTGAAAGTACCGGTGAAAGTAGTTACCAATGCTTCCTATAAAATAAAACAAATGAAATAA
- a CDS encoding TIGR02757 family protein produces MKIQQLRDFLNAKAAYYNHPDFIANDPICIPHRFSELQDIEIAGLFAAILAWGNRTSIINKCTELMRHMDNAPYDYIRHHEPRERMKLMAFCHRTFNGLDLMYFVEFLQHYYTNITSLEFAFSGHLSPQDDNIEKALIGFHKMFFSLEHPTRTEKHISTPAKHSACKRLNMYLRWMVRKDENGVDFGLWQNISPSQLICPMDVHVSRVAARLGLISDAKSDWKTAVALTHELKKLDPEDPAKFDFALFGLGVIEKYV; encoded by the coding sequence ATGAAGATCCAACAACTGAGGGACTTCCTGAATGCGAAAGCGGCCTATTACAATCATCCGGACTTTATTGCAAATGACCCCATTTGCATTCCGCACCGCTTCTCCGAATTACAGGACATAGAAATAGCCGGCCTCTTTGCTGCCATACTGGCCTGGGGCAACCGTACCAGCATTATCAACAAATGCACGGAGCTCATGCGCCATATGGACAACGCCCCCTATGACTATATCCGCCACCACGAGCCCAGAGAGCGCATGAAACTCATGGCCTTCTGTCACCGTACCTTCAATGGACTGGACCTGATGTATTTCGTGGAGTTCCTCCAACATTACTATACCAATATCACCTCCCTCGAATTTGCCTTCAGTGGCCATCTTAGCCCACAAGACGACAATATCGAAAAAGCACTCATCGGCTTCCATAAAATGTTTTTCTCCCTGGAACATCCTACCCGAACGGAAAAACATATTTCCACCCCGGCCAAACATTCTGCATGCAAACGATTGAATATGTATTTGCGCTGGATGGTCAGGAAAGATGAAAATGGCGTGGATTTTGGGCTATGGCAAAACATATCACCATCACAACTGATATGCCCCATGGATGTTCATGTAAGCCGCGTGGCTGCCAGACTGGGACTTATATCAGATGCGAAGTCAGACTGGAAAACAGCAGTAGCGCTCACCCACGAGCTCAAAAAGCTGGACCCCGAAGATCCGGCCAAATTCGACTTCGCCCTGTTTGGACTGGGTGTAATCGAAAAATATGTTTGA
- a CDS encoding cystathionine gamma-synthase: MKLGTKLIHAGVAPDPSTGAIMTPIFQTSTYVQSAPGVHKGYEYARTQNPTRDALQNALAAIENGTHGVSFGSGLAATDGVMKLLSPGDEVVATNDLYGGTYRIFTKVFERYGIKFSFVSLRDADSIAAHITPKTRMIWLETPTNPLLNIIDIAAVARIAQKNNVLLCVDNTFASPYLQNPLDLGADIVLHSATKYLGGHSDVVHGAVIVKNEELAKQLYFIQNSCGAVPGPQDCFLVLRGIKTLHVRMQRHCENGETIAHFLRNHPKVDKVYWPGFTDHPNHDIAKQQMRGFGGMMSFTLKDDNMEAANRVLSNTHLFSLAESLGGVESLIGHPASMTHASIPREERIKNGLADSLIRLSVGIEDATDLIEDLNKAIG; this comes from the coding sequence ATGAAGCTGGGTACAAAACTCATACACGCAGGTGTAGCTCCCGATCCTTCCACCGGAGCCATTATGACTCCTATCTTTCAAACATCCACCTATGTGCAGAGCGCGCCAGGTGTACATAAAGGGTACGAATATGCCCGCACCCAGAACCCTACCCGCGATGCCCTGCAGAATGCCCTGGCAGCCATCGAAAACGGAACACACGGTGTTTCCTTTGGCAGTGGTCTGGCAGCTACTGACGGTGTTATGAAACTGCTGTCGCCAGGCGACGAAGTAGTGGCTACCAACGATCTTTATGGTGGCACCTACCGTATTTTCACCAAGGTTTTCGAGCGCTACGGCATTAAATTCTCTTTTGTAAGCCTGCGCGACGCTGACAGCATCGCTGCACACATTACTCCCAAAACCAGGATGATATGGCTGGAAACACCCACCAATCCGCTCCTGAACATTATTGATATTGCAGCCGTGGCCCGCATTGCCCAAAAGAACAATGTATTATTATGCGTAGATAATACGTTTGCTTCTCCTTACCTGCAAAATCCGCTGGACCTGGGCGCTGATATCGTATTGCATTCTGCCACCAAATACCTCGGCGGCCATAGCGATGTGGTACATGGTGCAGTGATCGTTAAAAACGAGGAGCTGGCCAAACAGCTGTATTTCATTCAAAACAGCTGCGGCGCCGTTCCCGGTCCGCAAGACTGTTTCCTGGTATTACGCGGCATCAAAACGTTACATGTACGCATGCAGCGTCACTGTGAAAACGGTGAAACCATCGCCCACTTCCTGCGCAATCATCCTAAAGTGGACAAAGTATACTGGCCCGGATTTACCGATCATCCCAATCATGACATCGCTAAACAACAGATGCGGGGCTTTGGTGGGATGATGTCCTTTACACTGAAGGATGATAACATGGAAGCAGCCAACCGCGTACTGAGCAACACCCATTTGTTCTCCCTGGCCGAATCACTGGGCGGCGTAGAGTCACTGATAGGCCATCCCGCCAGCATGACCCATGCCTCCATCCCCCGGGAAGAAAGAATCAAAAACGGACTGGCAGACTCCCTGATACGCCTTAGCGTAGGCATCGAAGACGCCACCGACCTGATAGAAGACCTGAACAAAGCCATCGGATAA
- a CDS encoding DUF2911 domain-containing protein, with amino-acid sequence MFKKAIIFAFALGLFAANAGAQDKKLPPLDASPMDMAYYPPMYPYVVKVKGEPGTLVARVIYSRPQTKGREIFGNLEEYGKIWRLGANEATEIEFFRPVTIAGKNIPKGRYTMYAIPTEKTWTIIINKETDIWGAFKYDQRKDVVRTALPVVALDSPVDAFTMVFEKGEPGANLIIAWDKVSVSLPIRW; translated from the coding sequence ATGTTTAAAAAAGCAATCATCTTTGCCTTTGCACTGGGATTATTTGCCGCCAACGCAGGAGCACAGGATAAAAAACTGCCGCCATTGGATGCCAGCCCAATGGACATGGCGTATTACCCTCCCATGTACCCTTATGTGGTAAAAGTAAAAGGAGAACCCGGCACCCTCGTTGCCAGGGTGATATACAGCCGTCCGCAAACAAAAGGAAGAGAAATCTTCGGTAACCTGGAAGAATACGGAAAAATATGGCGACTCGGCGCCAACGAAGCCACTGAAATAGAATTCTTCAGACCTGTGACCATCGCCGGAAAAAATATTCCGAAAGGCCGTTACACCATGTACGCCATCCCAACAGAAAAAACATGGACCATCATCATCAATAAAGAAACAGATATCTGGGGCGCCTTTAAATACGATCAGCGTAAAGACGTTGTGAGAACAGCGCTTCCGGTAGTAGCACTCGACTCCCCCGTAGATGCCTTCACCATGGTATTTGAAAAAGGCGAGCCTGGTGCCAACCTGATCATCGCCTGGGATAAGGTAAGTGTAAGTCTGCCTATCCGCTGGTAA